In the Candidatus Methylomirabilota bacterium genome, one interval contains:
- a CDS encoding ABC transporter ATP-binding protein, translated as MAGATSPTATPLLEVRDLRVAYATGVLALQGVSLRIGAGEMVALVGANGAGKSTLLKAIAGLVSPQAGEIWFAGKRADAVEAPDRVRLGIALVPEGRRLFARLTVAENLTLGSATNADPVHRREMLARVFELFPRLGERARQRAGTLSGGEGQMLAIGRALMSRPRFLMLDEPSLGIMPRLVETIMDVLRRLHAREGLTMLLVEQNVPSALGLADRGYVLQTGRVVMEGTSATLLGSELVRKAYLGI; from the coding sequence ATGGCCGGCGCGACTAGCCCCACCGCCACGCCGCTGCTCGAGGTGCGCGACCTGCGCGTGGCCTACGCCACCGGCGTGCTCGCGCTGCAGGGCGTGTCCCTCCGCATCGGGGCGGGGGAGATGGTGGCCTTGGTGGGCGCCAACGGCGCGGGCAAGTCCACCCTGCTCAAGGCCATCGCCGGGCTCGTGAGCCCGCAGGCGGGCGAGATCTGGTTCGCGGGCAAGCGCGCAGATGCCGTCGAGGCCCCGGATCGCGTGCGGCTGGGGATCGCGCTGGTGCCCGAGGGGCGGCGCCTCTTCGCGCGGCTCACTGTGGCCGAGAATCTCACGCTCGGCAGCGCCACGAACGCCGACCCCGTGCATCGGCGGGAGATGCTGGCGCGGGTGTTCGAGCTGTTCCCGCGCCTGGGTGAGCGCGCCCGGCAGCGGGCGGGCACGCTCTCGGGCGGCGAGGGGCAGATGCTCGCCATCGGCCGCGCCCTCATGTCGCGCCCGCGCTTCCTCATGCTGGACGAGCCGAGCCTCGGCATCATGCCCCGGCTGGTCGAGACGATCATGGACGTGCTCCGCCGTCTCCACGCACGCGAAGGGCTCACCATGCTGCTCGTGGAGCAGAACGTGCCCTCCGCGCTGGGGCTGGCCGACCGGGGCTACGTGCTCCAGACGGGACGCGTGGTCATGGAAGGCACCAGCGCGACGCTGCTGGGGAGCGAGCTGGTCCGCAAGGCGTATCTCGGGATCTAG
- a CDS encoding ABC transporter ATP-binding protein, which produces MASAAPLLRVEGCTKQFGGLTANRDVSLEIAPGEIVGLIGPNGAGKTTLFNCISGHYHPDQGHIVFDGHDVSRARPDRICHRGVARTWQIVRAFGRMSVLDNVICGALTRTNSLARAESKALAILEFTGLRGKEREMAAALTLADKKRLEITRALATEPRLLLLDEAMSGLTPTETAAAVELVRRVHAAMHLAICVVEHVMEVVMPLSHRVVVLDHGEKIADGRPEVIVRDPQVIAAYLGAPHGRRD; this is translated from the coding sequence GTGGCTAGCGCGGCCCCGCTGCTGCGCGTCGAGGGCTGCACGAAGCAGTTCGGCGGCCTCACCGCCAACCGCGACGTGTCCCTCGAGATCGCGCCCGGGGAGATCGTGGGGCTGATCGGCCCCAACGGGGCCGGGAAGACCACCCTCTTCAACTGCATCAGTGGGCACTACCACCCCGACCAGGGCCACATCGTCTTCGACGGCCACGACGTGAGCCGCGCCCGGCCCGACCGCATCTGCCACCGCGGCGTGGCGCGCACCTGGCAGATCGTGCGCGCGTTCGGACGCATGAGCGTGCTCGACAACGTGATCTGCGGTGCGCTCACCCGCACGAACAGTCTGGCCCGCGCCGAGTCCAAGGCCCTCGCGATCCTGGAGTTCACCGGCCTGCGCGGCAAGGAGCGCGAGATGGCGGCGGCGCTCACCCTGGCCGACAAGAAGCGGCTCGAGATCACGCGCGCCCTCGCCACCGAGCCCCGCCTCTTGCTGCTCGACGAGGCGATGTCCGGGCTCACGCCGACGGAGACTGCCGCCGCCGTCGAGCTGGTGCGCCGCGTGCATGCGGCCATGCATCTGGCCATCTGCGTGGTGGAGCACGTGATGGAAGTCGTGATGCCGCTCTCGCACCGCGTGGTCGTGCTCGATCACGGCGAGAAGATCGCCGACGGCCGCCCGGAGGTGATCGTGCGCGATCCCCAGGTGATCGCCGCCTATCTGGGGGCGCCGCATGGCCGGCGCGACTAG